A region from the uncultured Macellibacteroides sp. genome encodes:
- a CDS encoding RagB/SusD family nutrient uptake outer membrane protein yields MLLILPGCSDDVLDRSQLNSPDDENYWTQESNLRLYANEFYTEFFVGYNATWGVDYTPIRGFTFNDDVVSSNVQELFENSVPNTRGTSTNTAPEWLSEYSGPNLYFGWIRKSNLMLDRMDNKMTGILTPEAYNHWSSVAKFFRALDYCRLVSVFGDVQYYDKLVETSDTEELYKDRTPRNEVMDAVYNDFKTVLATMRASDGAQYLNKYVAAGFISRAMLFEGTWQKYHNGDSERAKKFLQFSAEASEIVMNSGKYKIDGDFRSLFGSEDLSSNKECILFRHYSAGQTITHHIASYCNLTEGQTYAANLSLVKSFICNDGNVWQNSSVEKANSFSIADLVKTRDPRFEATFWDQPRSQSASLLYTVKFIDRVGPTFAEKGNYPAKYSSSTNTNDAPVIRYAEVLLNWIEAKAELATLGGAAVTQSDIDKSINSIRNRTLAPEAIAKGVVKTPAMSLTALPNDPSRDADVPALIWEIRRERRMELYYEYSRLLDIKRWKKIDYMNGTTNPDLLKGIWVNIKSEIPTLLTAGRVGKLQVQKADGTVVVYNGSNADDLVGYYLPEGVKDRDAFTDRVYLAPVGKNQIDLFKSRGFTLTQTTGWE; encoded by the coding sequence ATGCTGTTAATCCTGCCTGGATGTAGCGACGATGTGCTGGATCGTTCACAATTAAATAGTCCGGACGACGAGAATTACTGGACCCAGGAAAGTAACTTACGGTTGTACGCTAATGAGTTTTACACCGAGTTTTTCGTTGGGTACAATGCGACCTGGGGAGTAGATTATACGCCAATCAGAGGATTTACATTTAATGATGACGTGGTTAGTTCCAATGTTCAGGAACTTTTCGAAAACAGTGTTCCCAATACAAGAGGTACAAGCACAAATACAGCACCGGAATGGTTGTCAGAATATAGCGGACCAAATTTGTATTTTGGATGGATTCGCAAATCCAATCTTATGTTGGATCGTATGGACAACAAAATGACCGGCATACTTACTCCCGAAGCATACAACCACTGGTCTTCGGTTGCAAAGTTTTTCCGCGCACTGGATTATTGCCGGTTGGTAAGTGTTTTTGGAGATGTGCAGTATTACGACAAATTGGTTGAAACATCTGATACAGAAGAGTTATATAAAGACCGTACTCCACGTAACGAAGTGATGGATGCCGTTTACAATGATTTTAAAACTGTTTTGGCAACTATGCGTGCCAGCGATGGGGCTCAGTACCTGAACAAATACGTGGCAGCTGGTTTTATTTCACGTGCAATGCTGTTTGAAGGTACCTGGCAGAAATATCATAACGGTGATTCAGAAAGAGCCAAGAAATTTCTGCAATTCTCTGCTGAGGCATCAGAAATAGTAATGAATAGCGGTAAATACAAAATTGATGGCGATTTCCGTTCTCTTTTCGGATCGGAAGATCTGAGCAGCAACAAAGAATGTATTCTTTTCAGACATTATAGCGCTGGTCAGACTATTACCCACCATATTGCATCCTATTGTAATCTTACAGAAGGACAAACCTACGCGGCCAACCTGAGTCTGGTTAAATCATTTATTTGTAATGATGGTAATGTATGGCAGAATTCTTCGGTCGAAAAGGCTAATTCATTTAGTATTGCCGATCTTGTTAAGACACGCGACCCTCGTTTCGAAGCTACATTCTGGGATCAGCCCCGTTCTCAATCTGCCTCATTGCTTTATACGGTTAAATTTATTGATCGTGTGGGACCAACATTCGCGGAAAAAGGAAACTATCCTGCCAAGTATTCAAGTTCTACAAATACAAACGATGCCCCGGTAATACGTTATGCCGAAGTCCTTTTGAACTGGATCGAAGCGAAAGCAGAACTGGCTACTCTTGGTGGAGCGGCTGTAACACAGTCGGATATTGATAAATCTATCAACAGCATCCGCAACCGTACATTGGCTCCCGAAGCGATTGCAAAAGGTGTAGTTAAAACTCCAGCCATGAGTCTGACAGCTTTGCCTAACGATCCTTCACGCGACGCAGATGTTCCTGCATTGATCTGGGAAATTCGTCGCGAACGCAGAATGGAATTATACTATGAATATTCTCGTTTGCTGGACATCAAACGCTGGAAGAAAATAGATTATATGAATGGGACAACGAATCCGGATCTTCTAAAGGGTATTTGGGTTAACATAAAATCTGAAATACCAACACTCTTAACAGCCGGACGGGTTGGGAAATTACAGGTTCAGAAGGCTGATGGCACTGTTGTTGTATATAACGGTTCCAACGCGGATGATTTGGTTGGTTACTATCTGCCCGAAGGTGTAAAGGACAGAGATGCATTTACCGACAGAGTTTATTTGGCTCCGGTAGGAAAGAATCAGATTGACTTGTTCAAGTCCAGAGGATTTACGCTCACCCAGACTACAGGTTGGGAGTAA